One genomic segment of Polyangiaceae bacterium includes these proteins:
- a CDS encoding FHA domain-containing serine/threonine-protein kinase — MAHSPRNAPPLTQGMVVNERYEIRQSLGKGGMGEVFLAYDRSTQQPVALKIVREESRMPGDDEALRQELLLARSVGHPNVCRVHDLAPSPWGPILVMEHIAGQTLHTHIRRRKAQGGYTADEFRKIASEAAAGLAAIHAQGLVHGDLKPGNVMVTNDRAIILDFGFAQERARISARRPGAPPDGGTPNYMAPERLRSGGASMEDDMYALGLTLWEMWTCRVPEPGYRPRAKPMRSQIMFDVPAGLSVDEVKQVFRCLSEESSVRPQARHLRFFNPTALTTSQISIPRERLSPGAPMGRSSAESFVPGAQALLLTYASNALDSAGTLYPLEKPVFTLGRRSNQDIELPEATVSGSHAVLRWQAGSWVLEDTGSTNGTYADHSYERKKSVAMLHGGEVQLGECRIKLVSFHEGSPQHQRARAYLERRDGLTGLWKREHFLRWLRDDLGFAEWDSVPLTVARYHVRGPNRHVSDRPTILEMLALRRAAQRVIELTEMLLLSVVPVTAGRVAPLKFAVAMTGPTVDEARNVVEQVVSQVQGLMPESLDLAATLVKAEPGQNAESMLEA; from the coding sequence ATGGCTCACTCCCCTCGCAACGCGCCGCCACTCACCCAAGGGATGGTGGTCAATGAGCGTTATGAGATCCGTCAAAGCCTCGGCAAGGGCGGAATGGGAGAGGTGTTTCTCGCGTACGATCGCAGTACCCAACAGCCGGTGGCGCTGAAGATCGTGCGCGAAGAATCTCGCATGCCGGGAGATGACGAAGCGCTGCGCCAAGAACTCTTGCTCGCGCGTTCGGTCGGCCACCCCAATGTCTGTCGCGTCCATGATTTGGCGCCGAGCCCCTGGGGACCCATCCTGGTGATGGAGCACATCGCGGGCCAGACGCTGCATACGCACATTCGTCGGCGCAAAGCCCAGGGCGGCTACACCGCCGATGAGTTCCGCAAGATCGCCAGTGAAGCAGCCGCAGGCCTAGCGGCGATTCATGCCCAGGGCCTCGTGCATGGTGACTTGAAGCCGGGCAACGTGATGGTCACCAACGACCGCGCAATCATTCTGGATTTTGGATTCGCCCAAGAGCGTGCGCGGATTTCCGCCCGCCGTCCCGGTGCACCTCCCGACGGCGGCACGCCGAACTACATGGCGCCGGAGCGACTTCGTTCGGGCGGCGCCAGTATGGAAGACGACATGTACGCGCTGGGGCTGACGCTCTGGGAGATGTGGACGTGTCGCGTTCCCGAACCGGGTTATCGCCCCCGCGCCAAGCCCATGCGCTCGCAGATCATGTTCGACGTGCCTGCAGGGCTTTCCGTCGACGAAGTGAAGCAGGTCTTCCGTTGCCTCAGCGAGGAATCCAGCGTGCGCCCTCAGGCACGCCACCTTCGCTTTTTCAACCCCACGGCGCTCACCACCAGTCAGATCTCGATTCCTCGCGAGCGACTCTCGCCGGGTGCACCGATGGGGCGGAGCAGCGCGGAGAGCTTCGTCCCTGGCGCCCAGGCACTGCTGCTGACCTATGCCAGCAACGCACTGGATTCCGCCGGCACCCTCTACCCCCTCGAGAAGCCGGTGTTCACCCTCGGTCGTCGCAGCAACCAAGACATCGAGCTACCCGAGGCAACCGTGAGTGGTTCGCACGCCGTCTTGCGCTGGCAGGCCGGGTCTTGGGTGCTGGAGGACACGGGAAGCACCAACGGCACGTACGCAGACCACAGCTACGAAAGAAAGAAGTCCGTGGCCATGCTGCACGGCGGTGAGGTGCAACTCGGGGAATGTCGCATCAAGCTGGTGAGCTTTCACGAGGGCTCGCCCCAGCACCAGCGAGCGCGCGCATACCTCGAGCGGCGAGACGGACTGACGGGTCTATGGAAGCGCGAGCACTTCCTGCGCTGGCTACGGGACGACCTCGGCTTTGCAGAGTGGGATAGCGTGCCGCTCACGGTCGCGCGCTACCACGTGCGTGGGCCCAATCGTCACGTCAGTGACCGACCGACAATCCTAGAAATGCTCGCCCTCCGCCGTGCTGCCCAGCGAGTGATCGAGCTGACGGAGATGCTGCTGCTCAGCGTCGTGCCGGTGACTGCGGGGCGCGTCGCTCCGCTCAAGTTCGCCGTGGCGATGACTGGGCCAACTGTGGACGAAGCCCGCAACGTCGTGGAGCAGGTCGTGAGCCAGGTGCAGGGTTTGATGCCCGAGTCCCTGGACTTGGCTGCTACCTTGGTCAAGGCCGAGCCCGGCCAGAACGCGGAATCGATGCTCGAGGCGTGA
- a CDS encoding NAD(P)-dependent oxidoreductase — MTPSFLVGLRLEGRQALVVGSGGDAVERARALLDAGAHVTLCTPGLDAEVQAFAENADVTVCTGPVPDASIDAAFLTVLVDRDPALAERLGAHAQRHQRLFCAVDQPAENSFHHVAILREGPLSIGIASAGSAPALARRLREELSRVFAAAGLGEFAQRLAALRQRLPPAKRAERLTQLLSELRLSGSLTLPRLDDDREE; from the coding sequence ATGACGCCGAGCTTTCTCGTTGGGTTGCGCTTGGAGGGGCGCCAGGCCCTTGTGGTAGGCAGCGGCGGCGATGCGGTTGAGCGCGCACGAGCGCTGCTCGATGCTGGCGCTCACGTCACGCTCTGCACGCCGGGCTTGGACGCCGAGGTCCAAGCCTTCGCCGAAAACGCAGACGTCACTGTGTGCACCGGCCCCGTTCCTGACGCCAGCATCGATGCCGCCTTCTTGACCGTCTTGGTGGATCGAGACCCAGCCCTCGCAGAGCGCCTCGGCGCGCACGCTCAGCGCCACCAGCGCTTGTTCTGCGCGGTGGATCAGCCGGCGGAAAACTCCTTTCACCACGTGGCGATCCTGCGCGAGGGTCCGCTGAGCATCGGCATCGCCAGCGCCGGCAGTGCTCCGGCGCTGGCCCGACGCTTGCGCGAGGAACTCTCGCGAGTATTCGCGGCCGCTGGCCTCGGCGAGTTCGCCCAGCGCTTGGCAGCCTTGCGCCAGCGCCTCCCCCCTGCCAAACGCGCCGAACGGCTGACGCAGTTGCTCTCCGAACTGCGCCTGAGCGGCAGCCTCACGCTCCCCCGCCTCGACGACGACCGCGAGGAGTAG